The DNA segment CCTGATCCCTACACCTTGCGGGTAACGTTGAAGCAAGCGGATTATAACTTCCTATCCATTCTGGCCTATAGTGCATTCGGTGCTGTTGCGCGAGAAGTGATTGAAACCTACGATGGACAGACGCAAAGTCATCCAGTTGGAACAGGGGCATATATGCTGCAAAAGTATATGCCACATAGCAAAGTCATTTTGGTCGCAAACCCCAATTTTAGAGGTTATGTCTGGGATTTTAAGTCGTCAGGAAGTTTGGAGGATGATCAAATCGTCCGAGACATGAAAGGCAAAAAAATGCCACAAATTGGGCGTGTTGAAATCAATATTTTGGAAGAAGAGCAATCTCGATGGCTTGCATTTCAGAGTAAACAACTTGATTTTGATAAGCTGCCACAAACGGTTGCGCCTACCGTACTGAGTGGTGACAGACTAAAACCTGAGTTTATTAAGCAAGATATCCACTTATATCGACAAGTCGAGCCATCATTAACTTACACGTTTTTGAACTATAAAGATCCCATCATTGGTGGCAATAGCCTAGAGAAAATTGCGCTTAGGCGTGCAATTATCATGTCATATAGCGTCGATCAAGAAGTTTCAAAAATGCGCATGGGGCAGGCTGTTAAATCTGAAATGATTATTCCACAAGGGGTTGAGGGGTTTGACCCGACCTATCGCAGCAGTGTGGGTTATGATCCAGAACTTGCGAATAAACTGTTGGATCATTTCGGCTATAAACGTGGCACGGATGGTTATCGAACGCTGCCAGATGGCAAGCCGCTTGTCCTTAAATTTGCGGTGGCTTCAGGCACAGATAAGATGATTCAGTCTGAGATTTGGAAGCGTGGACTGGACAGCATTGGTATTCAATCCAGTTTTGCGGTGAGCAACTTTGCAGATAATTTGAAAGCCGCAACGTTGTGCCAGCTTATGATCTCTCCGAGTAGCTGGAGTGCAGATTTTCCTGAAGGCGAGAACTTTGTCCAGTTACTCTATGGCCCGAATGCCCATCAGAGCAATCATGCCTGTTACGCCTCTGCAGCATTTGATGCATTGTATGAAAAAGCAATTGCGCTACCGACAGGAAGCGCGCGCCAGCCTTTGTATATCCAAATGAATAGACAATTAGAGGCGGATAGTGTGTGGTCGGTCGGCGTATCTCCTGTACGCAATTGGCTGATTCGGCCATGGGTAAAAGGCTTTAAAAAGCACCCTATTTTACGTGCGGATTGGCAATATTTGGATATTGCGCCGCATTGAGATTAAGAAAACCCGAGTGGAATACAAAAACGCTACTTGGGGTGAATGATTTTGGCACAAATGTAGCATTCAGGCTGCATGCGTTGAAGCTTCAGTACAAGGCTGAGTTTGCCCGTTTCGGCGAGTTCGGTTCTGGTATAGCAAGGTTAATTGAGGAGTAGGATTCAGTTGAATTCAGTTTTGTTTAAAAAAATGCTGTTGGCTGGTTTGGTGTGTGGATTGTCAGTGCAAAGTGCTGTTGCGGAAAAACCGACGAATCCAGCCGATCCGGCAAAAGTACTGCGCTTTGTCTTTATTGCGGCTGAAACGGGATATGACCCGGCCGTGGTGAATGACTTGTATTCCTCCCATGTGGTATATGCAATCAATGAAGGGCTGTTTACCTACGATTATCTTGCACGACCTGCAAAGCTGGTTCCTCGTACTGCTGAAGCGTTGCCAGAAGTCACTGATGGCGGGCGGACGTATACCATCCGCCTAAAAAAAGGCATTTATTTCACGCCTGATCCTGCATTTGGTGGCAAGAAGCGTGAATTGACTATGGCTGATTATGTCTATTCCTATGAGCGCTTGCTGGATCCTAAAATCCATTCGCCGAACGGCTGGATGTTCGAAGGCAAAATCAAAGGCATGGATCAGTTGATTGCTGATGCCAAGAAAACCGGCAAATTTGATTATGACCGTAAAGTCGAAGGCTTTGAGCTGATTGATCGATATACCCTACGGATTCATCTTACCAAACCCGATTTTAATCTCGGGATGATTCTTGCGCATCAACCCGCAGGTGCAGTTGCTCGTGAAGTGATTGAGAAATATGCGGATGGGTCTGGCTGGGTGATGAGTCATCCCGTTGGCACGGGTGCCTATCAACTTGAGAAGTGGGTGCCTGGATCACGTACAACACTGGTTGCCAATCCGCAATATCGTGGCTATATCTGGGACTTTAAAGCAGGTACTGATCCTGAGGATCAAAAGATTGTCGCCCAAATGAAGGGTAAGCATATGCCGCAGATTGGTCGTGTCGAAATTTACGACATGATCGAAGATCAATCGCGCTGGTTGGCTTTTCAAAATGATGAAGTGGATCAGTTCCAGTTAGAAGGTCCGCTGGTGCCGCAGGCTCTTGAGAATGGCAAGTTAAAGCCAGAACTTGTTAAAAAAGGGGTGCAACTGTCGAGGATCGTCGATCCCGAACAGAGTGACTATTATTGGAATATGAAAGATCCCATCGTTGGTGGACTGACCAAAGACAAAATTGCACTCCGCCGTGCAATAGGCATGGCACATGACGTCAAACAGGAAATTCAAGTCGTATGGAATGGGGATGCTGTTCCTTTGGAATATCCGATTCCTCCAGGTGTAGTGGGGTATGACCCGAACTATAAGAGTAGTATCCAGTACGATCCTGATGCGGCAAATCTGTTGCTCGATAAATATGGTTATAAAATCGGTCCAGATGGCTGGCGAACACTCCCCGATGGTAAGCCATTGGTTATCCACTATTCCGTGCGGGCTGGCTCGGCAAGTCAAGAGCAGTCTGAAATGTGGAAAAAGACCTATGATAAAATTCATATCCATATGATCGGTGATGTCAAACCTTTCCCAGAAATTTTAAAAGCCGAAAAACAATGTAAATTGCAAAGCCGTACTAATCCTTGGTTTGCGGATTATCCTGATGGCGACAATTTTATGCAGTTATTTTACGGTCCGAATACTTATGCGACCAATAATGGCTGCTCCATCATTCCTGAATACGACAAGCTCTATGAGCAAAGCCAGCAGATGCCTGCGGGTCCAGAGCGGGATGTGCTTTATCATAAAATGGCTCGCATTCTCGAAGTCTATATGCCTTATCGAATGGGTTATGCCCGTTATCGCAATATGCTCTCTCAGCCTCGTGTTATGGGTTATAAAAAACACCCCGTCGTCCATGGCGAATGGGAGTTTATGGATATTGATAAAACCAAGTAAGCCGAGCTAGCGCTTGGCTGTCCTTTTATCATCATCGTACTGAAATGAATTTATTGATAGGAAATGTATGAAACCATCATCATTTTTCTTGCCACCCCAGACACCGTTACTCACGGCGTCGATCGGGTTGGCATTTGCAAACGATCCGCAAGATGCGCACAGATCTTACCCATGCAAGGATTTGCACCACATGAATAACAAGGACGTCACATGACCGTTTATATTTTACGCCGCTTGGGGCAAATGATTCCGACCATGCTTGGTGTGATCGTGTTGATCTTCTTTCTGTTTAACTGGGTGGGCGGAGACCCCGCGTATATCCTTGCAGGCAAGATGCCCAATCCGGACATGATTGCCAACATTCGTAAACAATTAGGAATTGATCAGCCGTACTATGTGCAGTTGTGGATTTTTATTAAGCAAATTCTGACCTTTAATTTTGGTGCGAGTTGGAGTACGGGCGAGTCGGTATCTCATATTATTTTGACCCGTCTAGGACCGTCACTTACGATTCTGATTCCGTTGACCATTCTCCAAACGCTGATTGCTGTTGCGTTAGCACTTGCGATTGCATTTGTACGCGGTTCCTTAACCGATCGTATGGTGATGATTGCTTGTACAGTAGGTATGTCGATCAGTATTCTGGTTTATATTATTTTGTTCCAATATTGGTTTGCGTATAAGTGGAGCTTGTTCCCTGTGCAAGGTTGGGGCGATAACTTTACTCAGAATTTATTCCATTATTCATTACTGCCGATTTTAATCATGTTGGTGGTGAGTATTGCGCCAAGCCTGCGTTTGTACCGCACGTTCGTACTCGACGAAATTAATCAGGATTATGTACGCACCGCACGTGCCAAAGGCATGGGGGAGAGACGTATTCTATGGGTTCATGTCCTGCGTAATGCTGCAATACCGATCATCACGGATGTCATGTCTAACTTGCCTGCATTGCTTATCGGTGCATTTTTGATTGAGCGCTTCTTCGGTATTCCCGGCATTGGGCGTGAAGTGATTTTGGCGGTGGAGCGCAGTGATTTTCCGGTTATTAAAGCGATTACTGTGTATGTGGCTGCAGCGACGATGATTTTTAATTTGTTGACCGACTTGATGTATCAAGCCGTCGATCCACGTGTACAACTGAAGTAAGGGAGAAGGATATGACTCATTCAAATCCCGTTGTCACGGCCTCATCAAATTCATCGACTCCAGTGACTCATGCGGTATCCCGTGGCCTTTGGGCTTTAGCATGGCGGCGATTGCGTGCTGATCGCGTGGCGATGGTCTCTTTGACCATCGTTGTTGCCTATTTAATCATGTTGATCCTCTCGGTAACAGGCGTGATTGCCAAAAACTGGGATCAGGAAGTGGGTGTGAATTACGCACCTCCAACCTTTATCGGCGCAGCTAAAGAAGATATCACTGAGTCCAGTGAAGCCAAACCTGCTGCAGCACTCCCTGAAAATCCTGTGGACCCTCTATCTGGCGTTCTTAAAGATCTACGAGGTAAGGATAGTGCAGCATCTGCGGTAACGCCTGAAGTCTTTAATGATTACGGCATCAAAGATCCTCTACAAGCTGATATGGATGAAATCCGTGCCAAGCTTGCAACGGAAGGTAAAAAGATCGCTATTGTACGTAAGGAAACTCTCCCGTTCGGTGCGGATAAGTGGGGCCACGATATCGTTGATAAGACCATCAAAGGGTCTGAAACCTCTATTGTGGTGGGTCTGATTGCTGCCTTATTGGCTGTTGCATTGGGTACGCTATTTGGCGCGATTTCTGGCTACTTTGGTGGGCGTGTCGATGCTGCACTGGAGTGGTTTTATAACGTCTTTACCTCGATTCCCTACCTGTTATTGATTCTTGCGGTTGCGGCTGTTTTGCAACAAAAAGGGATTTTATCGATTGTACTGATCTTGGCCTTGACGGGCTGGACGGGGACCTATCGTTTGATTCGTGCTGAATATATGAAGCATAAAACGCGTGAGTACGTGCTTGCTGCCGATGCGATTGGTGCGAGTCACTTGAGTAAAATGTTTAGTCATATTTTCCCCAATGTCAGTCATGTGGCGTTGGTTCAGATGTCGATCTTGGTGGTGAGTTTTATTAAGTCTGAGGTCATTTTGAG comes from the Aquirhabdus parva genome and includes:
- a CDS encoding ABC transporter substrate-binding protein, encoding MHNDVLSRCCSGALLLCKWLLTIVFSIPFISEKTSAGTNPADPAKVVRVAFEAADDGFDPVRTANAYSNWVINGIIEPLMTYDYLARPAKLIPNTIESMPEILEEGRVYVFHLKKGIYFAPDAAFKGKPRELTAQDYAYTLKRFLDPKNHSPSANFLSGKIVGMDELVAQANATGRFNYDAKVAGLQTPDPYTLRVTLKQADYNFLSILAYSAFGAVAREVIETYDGQTQSHPVGTGAYMLQKYMPHSKVILVANPNFRGYVWDFKSSGSLEDDQIVRDMKGKKMPQIGRVEINILEEEQSRWLAFQSKQLDFDKLPQTVAPTVLSGDRLKPEFIKQDIHLYRQVEPSLTYTFLNYKDPIIGGNSLEKIALRRAIIMSYSVDQEVSKMRMGQAVKSEMIIPQGVEGFDPTYRSSVGYDPELANKLLDHFGYKRGTDGYRTLPDGKPLVLKFAVASGTDKMIQSEIWKRGLDSIGIQSSFAVSNFADNLKAATLCQLMISPSSWSADFPEGENFVQLLYGPNAHQSNHACYASAAFDALYEKAIALPTGSARQPLYIQMNRQLEADSVWSVGVSPVRNWLIRPWVKGFKKHPILRADWQYLDIAPH
- a CDS encoding ABC transporter substrate-binding protein, yielding MLLAGLVCGLSVQSAVAEKPTNPADPAKVLRFVFIAAETGYDPAVVNDLYSSHVVYAINEGLFTYDYLARPAKLVPRTAEALPEVTDGGRTYTIRLKKGIYFTPDPAFGGKKRELTMADYVYSYERLLDPKIHSPNGWMFEGKIKGMDQLIADAKKTGKFDYDRKVEGFELIDRYTLRIHLTKPDFNLGMILAHQPAGAVAREVIEKYADGSGWVMSHPVGTGAYQLEKWVPGSRTTLVANPQYRGYIWDFKAGTDPEDQKIVAQMKGKHMPQIGRVEIYDMIEDQSRWLAFQNDEVDQFQLEGPLVPQALENGKLKPELVKKGVQLSRIVDPEQSDYYWNMKDPIVGGLTKDKIALRRAIGMAHDVKQEIQVVWNGDAVPLEYPIPPGVVGYDPNYKSSIQYDPDAANLLLDKYGYKIGPDGWRTLPDGKPLVIHYSVRAGSASQEQSEMWKKTYDKIHIHMIGDVKPFPEILKAEKQCKLQSRTNPWFADYPDGDNFMQLFYGPNTYATNNGCSIIPEYDKLYEQSQQMPAGPERDVLYHKMARILEVYMPYRMGYARYRNMLSQPRVMGYKKHPVVHGEWEFMDIDKTK
- a CDS encoding ABC transporter permease, with the translated sequence MTVYILRRLGQMIPTMLGVIVLIFFLFNWVGGDPAYILAGKMPNPDMIANIRKQLGIDQPYYVQLWIFIKQILTFNFGASWSTGESVSHIILTRLGPSLTILIPLTILQTLIAVALALAIAFVRGSLTDRMVMIACTVGMSISILVYIILFQYWFAYKWSLFPVQGWGDNFTQNLFHYSLLPILIMLVVSIAPSLRLYRTFVLDEINQDYVRTARAKGMGERRILWVHVLRNAAIPIITDVMSNLPALLIGAFLIERFFGIPGIGREVILAVERSDFPVIKAITVYVAAATMIFNLLTDLMYQAVDPRVQLK
- a CDS encoding ABC transporter permease — encoded protein: MTHSNPVVTASSNSSTPVTHAVSRGLWALAWRRLRADRVAMVSLTIVVAYLIMLILSVTGVIAKNWDQEVGVNYAPPTFIGAAKEDITESSEAKPAAALPENPVDPLSGVLKDLRGKDSAASAVTPEVFNDYGIKDPLQADMDEIRAKLATEGKKIAIVRKETLPFGADKWGHDIVDKTIKGSETSIVVGLIAALLAVALGTLFGAISGYFGGRVDAALEWFYNVFTSIPYLLLILAVAAVLQQKGILSIVLILALTGWTGTYRLIRAEYMKHKTREYVLAADAIGASHLSKMFSHIFPNVSHVALVQMSILVVSFIKSEVILSFLGFGVPVGVVSWGSMLNEAQNELILGKWWQLTAASVAMAVLVTAFSLFTDALRDALDPKLK